The following coding sequences are from one Paenibacillus sp. JDR-2 window:
- a CDS encoding discoidin domain-containing protein translates to MKKQTSALLAFLLLCSVLLTIVPATVSAANTTYYVDSASGSDSNNGTSTSTPWKTLDKVNATTFQPGDQILFKSGGVWNGQLWPKGSGTVGSPIKIDKYGGTARPIINGGGTARAYQSTGAVMLRNQEYWEISNLEVTNDDNFSVDLTTVTYANSKPSNIRDGILVVLDTDLVPAGGDGVMDHIYIHDNYVHDVDSPNAWPNQYGNASFNGGIMFYVIGTLKPNMTFNDVRIENNTIEKVDLLAIANFNYTTTTAFQDEIGPNNLWQTNIYIGHNYMRNIGQGAIDICDAKDAVVEYNVVDGWSKRYNAESAGIYPWKSQNVVFQNNEVYGGPTTTGANNGDGTAFDFDSPNINIVYQFNYTHNNPMGWMSYLGRSSNNIARYNISDDNAAYLIKFGWFDVDTSATYFLNNVFIYNGSVTKFTNSNANLASTYFKSVPYYFYNNVFYDKTTPSSSFWASSPSGYGTAVFRNNAYYVTTGSHAAGEPNDPAKVISPPQMVNPGQAPTLGANGFTSGATVWDGYKLQTTSPLINAGFNVPQLGTKDFYGNALYNGSAPDIGVFESTVTGGPAGPTSVAVGGTVTASSTSSPSGEEKEKAFDQNTSTKWLITTSTGWIQYKFATGVSQAVKSYTITSANDVPTRDPKNWTLQGSNNGTTWTTLDTRTNETFANRFQTNTYTFTNTTSYSYYRLNITANSGATQIQLAEIGLFT, encoded by the coding sequence ATGAAAAAACAAACCTCAGCTTTGCTGGCGTTCCTGTTACTGTGTTCCGTCCTTCTAACTATCGTGCCAGCTACGGTAAGCGCAGCGAATACGACGTATTACGTCGATTCGGCTTCCGGCAGCGATTCCAACAACGGTACTTCGACAAGCACACCATGGAAAACGTTGGACAAAGTTAATGCAACCACCTTCCAGCCGGGCGACCAGATCTTGTTCAAGTCGGGAGGCGTCTGGAATGGCCAGCTATGGCCGAAGGGCTCCGGTACGGTTGGCTCTCCGATCAAGATCGACAAGTACGGCGGTACGGCCCGTCCGATTATTAACGGCGGCGGAACAGCCCGGGCATACCAATCGACCGGCGCCGTTATGCTTCGCAACCAGGAATATTGGGAGATCAGCAACCTGGAAGTGACGAACGACGATAACTTTAGCGTCGATCTGACAACCGTGACATACGCAAACAGCAAACCTTCGAACATAAGGGACGGCATCCTTGTTGTGCTGGATACGGATCTAGTGCCTGCTGGCGGCGATGGGGTCATGGATCATATCTATATTCATGACAACTACGTGCATGACGTGGATAGTCCAAACGCCTGGCCGAATCAGTACGGAAACGCTTCGTTTAACGGCGGAATCATGTTCTACGTGATAGGCACGCTGAAGCCTAACATGACCTTTAACGACGTGCGGATCGAGAATAATACAATCGAGAAGGTTGACCTGCTCGCGATTGCCAACTTCAACTATACGACAACAACCGCTTTTCAGGATGAGATCGGGCCTAATAACCTGTGGCAGACAAACATTTATATCGGTCATAACTACATGCGTAATATTGGCCAAGGCGCGATTGATATTTGCGATGCCAAGGATGCGGTTGTGGAGTATAACGTCGTGGACGGCTGGTCGAAACGGTACAATGCGGAAAGCGCGGGTATTTATCCGTGGAAATCGCAAAATGTCGTATTCCAGAACAACGAAGTGTACGGCGGTCCAACAACAACGGGCGCGAACAACGGCGATGGAACGGCTTTTGACTTCGACTCTCCGAACATTAACATCGTCTACCAGTTCAACTATACCCATAACAACCCGATGGGCTGGATGAGCTACCTGGGCAGGAGCAGCAACAATATTGCCCGGTATAACATCAGCGACGATAACGCGGCTTATCTTATCAAATTTGGCTGGTTCGACGTGGATACCTCGGCCACCTATTTCCTGAATAACGTGTTTATCTACAACGGTTCCGTTACGAAATTTACGAACTCCAACGCGAACCTGGCGTCGACGTATTTCAAGAGCGTGCCGTATTACTTCTATAATAATGTGTTTTATGATAAAACAACGCCGTCCTCTTCCTTCTGGGCAAGCAGCCCGTCCGGTTACGGCACAGCGGTATTCCGCAATAATGCCTATTATGTGACAACGGGAAGCCACGCGGCAGGCGAGCCAAACGATCCGGCCAAAGTCATTTCTCCTCCGCAAATGGTTAATCCGGGTCAAGCGCCTACCTTGGGAGCAAACGGCTTCACCAGCGGGGCAACGGTATGGGACGGCTACAAGCTTCAAACGACATCGCCTCTGATTAATGCGGGCTTTAACGTACCTCAGCTGGGGACAAAAGATTTTTACGGCAACGCTTTGTATAACGGCTCCGCTCCGGATATCGGCGTTTTCGAATCAACTGTTACGGGCGGTCCGGCCGGCCCAACCTCCGTTGCGGTAGGCGGCACGGTTACGGCAAGCTCCACAAGCAGCCCGTCGGGCGAGGAGAAGGAAAAAGCCTTTGACCAGAACACCTCAACGAAATGGCTGATTACGACAAGCACCGGCTGGATTCAGTATAAATTCGCCACCGGCGTCTCCCAAGCGGTGAAGTCCTACACGATTACTTCAGCGAACGACGTGCCAACAAGGGATCCGAAAAACTGGACATTGCAGGGCTCCAATAACGGAACAACTTGGACCACGCTGGATACGCGGACGAACGAAACCTTCGCCAACCGTTTCCAGACCAATACCTATACGTTCACCAACACAACGTCCTATTCGTATTACCGCTTGAACATCACCGCCAACAGCGGCGCCACCCAGATTCAGTTAGCGGAAATCGGCCTCTTCACTTAG
- a CDS encoding carbohydrate ABC transporter permease, with protein MTIRTRRTLFIIACLLPGLLLFTLFKVYPTIQIFQKSMFLWTGLSDKPKYIGFRNYTDMFHDDTFLLSLRNTGFLMLVVPVVTIIAALINASILTRSKLKERGFYRTVFFFPSILSFVVIAILWSFIYHPTMGFVNSGLDLLGLHSWAKPWLGDQKTVLWALAVTLIWQAAGYYMVMFMAGIDSISPDLYEAAELDGATRIQQFFRITIPMLWEIIRVTIIFSINGVLSISFIIVSVMTGGGPDRHSEVVMTYLYSQAFTNSNFGYAMAIGVFIFIISMILAVLSNKLTERGSH; from the coding sequence ATGACCATCAGAACAAGAAGAACCTTATTCATCATTGCTTGTTTGCTGCCCGGACTCTTATTGTTCACCTTGTTTAAGGTATATCCGACGATTCAAATTTTCCAAAAATCGATGTTTTTATGGACGGGGTTAAGCGACAAGCCTAAATATATCGGCTTTCGGAACTACACGGATATGTTTCATGACGATACGTTTCTCCTGTCGCTCCGCAATACCGGCTTCCTTATGCTGGTCGTACCGGTTGTTACGATTATCGCCGCTCTTATTAACGCGTCGATTCTAACCAGATCCAAGCTGAAAGAGCGGGGCTTTTACCGGACGGTGTTTTTCTTCCCAAGCATCTTGTCCTTTGTTGTTATCGCTATTCTCTGGTCGTTTATCTATCATCCAACGATGGGTTTCGTTAATTCGGGGCTGGATTTGCTAGGTCTGCACAGCTGGGCCAAACCTTGGCTTGGCGACCAGAAGACCGTGCTTTGGGCGCTTGCGGTTACGCTCATCTGGCAGGCTGCCGGTTACTATATGGTCATGTTTATGGCGGGGATCGACAGCATCTCTCCGGATCTCTACGAAGCGGCGGAGCTGGACGGAGCCACTCGAATCCAGCAGTTTTTCCGCATAACGATCCCAATGTTGTGGGAGATCATCCGGGTAACGATTATTTTTAGCATTAACGGGGTGCTCAGCATCAGTTTTATTATCGTCTCGGTCATGACGGGCGGCGGACCGGACCGGCATTCCGAGGTTGTAATGACGTATCTGTATTCCCAGGCGTTTACGAATTCCAACTTTGGCTACGCGATGGCCATTGGCGTCTTTATCTTCATCATTTCGATGATTCTGGCCGTACTCAGCAATAAACTGACGGAAAGGGGCTCGCATTGA
- a CDS encoding carbohydrate ABC transporter permease → MSSYIGKIALRLFLIVQAVIVVYPLLWNVLASFKTNAEVMENPWKLPSGLQWKNYVDAFTTARIGDYMLNSVLVVLISMAVLLIAAVPTAYVLGRMVFRGRGFITQFYMAGLFIGGVYIIVPLFIMMNELHMLDNRFWLSAVYATGSLPFSVYLLTGFMKSIANDYEEAAMIDGCGYFSILVRIIIPMARPGIVTLIVFSFFDFWNEYVMAMTFMTSDAKKTIPVGLSNLMQIQQFATDWGSLFAGLVIVLAPTVLIYALLQKKLTEGMALGGVKG, encoded by the coding sequence ATGTCTTCTTACATCGGAAAAATCGCGCTGCGCCTGTTCCTTATCGTGCAGGCTGTTATTGTCGTATATCCGCTATTGTGGAATGTACTCGCTTCTTTCAAGACAAATGCCGAGGTAATGGAGAACCCCTGGAAGCTGCCATCCGGCCTGCAGTGGAAAAACTACGTAGACGCCTTTACAACGGCCCGCATCGGCGATTATATGCTGAATTCCGTTCTTGTTGTGTTGATCTCGATGGCGGTATTGCTCATAGCCGCGGTGCCGACGGCTTATGTATTAGGCAGAATGGTTTTTCGCGGAAGGGGGTTTATTACGCAGTTCTACATGGCGGGCCTGTTTATCGGCGGCGTGTATATCATTGTTCCGTTATTCATCATGATGAATGAACTGCATATGCTGGACAACCGGTTTTGGTTAAGCGCGGTGTATGCGACAGGCAGCCTTCCATTTTCCGTTTATTTACTGACAGGCTTTATGAAGTCGATAGCGAATGATTATGAAGAAGCGGCCATGATCGACGGCTGCGGTTATTTCTCGATATTAGTCCGCATTATTATTCCGATGGCCCGGCCGGGGATTGTCACCTTAATCGTATTCAGCTTCTTTGATTTCTGGAACGAATACGTGATGGCGATGACCTTTATGACAAGCGATGCGAAAAAGACAATTCCGGTCGGCTTATCCAACCTCATGCAGATCCAGCAGTTCGCAACCGACTGGGGTTCGCTTTTTGCCGGTCTTGTTATCGTGCTGGCGCCAACGGTGCTGATTTATGCGCTCTTGCAGAAGAAGTTAACGGAAGGGATGGCGCTTGGCGGAGTAAAAGGCTAA
- a CDS encoding alpha-L-fucosidase has product MGVTIKEAAQIVPSSRQLAWQETEFYAFIHFTVNTFTDMEWGTGEESPGIFSPTELDARQWVKACQSAGMKGLILTCKHHDGFCLWPSQYTDHSVKSSPWKQGDGDVVKETAEACREAGLKFGIYVSPWDRHEASYGDSERYNRYFVNQLTELLDGYGELFCVWFDGACGEGPNGKRQVYDWDAYYEVIRRLQPGSVISVCGPDVRWCGNEAGHTRLVEWSVVPASLRDNEKIQANSQQTDSGEFARRLGSEEEDLGSRKVLAETDRVVWYPAETNTSIRPGWFYHKHEDDKVKSVDELVDLYERTVGGNSTFLLNLPPDRRGLIHEQDVSRLQELGRELKKRYRSNLASEANVTASASLNEEHEGAKLTDGHLHTFWRTAEGTESATIELQWKNRITFDRVTLKEHIREGQRTERFYLEWHDGADWHPLYEGQVIGYKKICRFEPVETDRIRIRITESRGYPTLREAGVYWTDMGDEHESEPGESEERKLFSP; this is encoded by the coding sequence TTGGGCGTAACGATTAAGGAAGCCGCTCAGATCGTTCCTTCGTCCCGGCAGCTGGCTTGGCAGGAGACGGAGTTTTATGCGTTTATTCATTTTACCGTTAACACGTTTACGGACATGGAATGGGGAACGGGGGAAGAGTCGCCCGGGATCTTTAGTCCCACGGAGCTTGATGCCAGGCAGTGGGTGAAGGCATGCCAAAGCGCCGGTATGAAAGGCTTGATCTTAACCTGTAAGCATCATGACGGATTTTGCCTGTGGCCTAGCCAATATACGGATCATTCGGTGAAGAGCAGCCCCTGGAAGCAAGGGGACGGCGATGTTGTGAAGGAAACAGCAGAAGCCTGCCGCGAAGCGGGACTGAAGTTCGGCATCTATGTCTCGCCATGGGACCGGCATGAAGCAAGCTATGGGGATTCCGAGCGTTATAACCGGTATTTCGTGAATCAATTGACCGAGCTGTTGGATGGCTATGGCGAACTGTTCTGCGTCTGGTTCGACGGGGCTTGCGGAGAAGGTCCTAACGGCAAAAGGCAGGTCTATGACTGGGATGCCTACTATGAAGTGATCCGGCGTCTGCAGCCTGGCTCGGTGATCTCGGTCTGCGGTCCGGATGTGCGTTGGTGCGGCAATGAAGCGGGACATACACGGCTGGTGGAATGGAGCGTAGTGCCGGCCAGCCTTCGGGATAACGAGAAAATTCAGGCAAATTCCCAGCAGACGGACAGCGGTGAGTTCGCGAGGCGACTTGGCTCCGAGGAAGAGGATTTGGGAAGCCGCAAGGTTCTGGCGGAGACGGACCGGGTTGTCTGGTATCCGGCAGAGACAAACACGTCAATCCGTCCAGGCTGGTTTTATCATAAGCATGAAGACGACAAAGTGAAATCAGTTGATGAGCTGGTTGATTTATATGAACGGACGGTTGGCGGGAACAGCACCTTCCTGCTGAACTTGCCGCCGGACCGGCGCGGGCTGATCCATGAGCAGGATGTATCCCGACTGCAGGAGCTTGGCCGCGAGCTGAAGAAAAGATACCGGAGTAATCTCGCAAGCGAAGCGAACGTTACGGCTTCTGCTTCCCTTAATGAGGAACATGAAGGAGCTAAGCTTACCGATGGCCATCTCCATACGTTTTGGAGGACAGCCGAAGGAACCGAGTCGGCCACAATTGAATTGCAATGGAAGAATAGGATAACCTTCGATCGCGTCACGCTGAAGGAGCATATCCGGGAAGGTCAGCGGACTGAACGGTTTTATCTCGAATGGCATGACGGTGCGGACTGGCATCCGCTCTATGAAGGCCAAGTCATCGGATATAAAAAGATTTGCCGGTTTGAACCTGTTGAAACAGATCGCATTCGTATCCGCATCACCGAATCAAGAGGGTATCCAACCTTGCGGGAAGCTGGCGTATACTGGACGGACATGGGGGATGAGCATGAATCGGAACCTGGCGAATCAGAGGAAAGGAAGCTTTTCTCGCCTTAA
- a CDS encoding peptidylprolyl isomerase has translation MNRNLANQRKGSFSRLKRMWWIAGGVLLLASAGLAVAWPQPTGGSPSGSEAIATVGGQPISLDEFRLYMDKAKGEVTNYFSVTYGAEDRKDYWTSAFGGERPIDRLKKQAMKDAVEGKTLQLLAVENGLAESSSFADFTRNWNDNNQSRAKDLKQGKAIYGLGEYDLSQFYFYSISNLKLDLAEKLGERELKVTDQELLDRYQSHAEFAGQTQLTYKELSIPFGDGEREQAYKQITEAQQELKAGLSFEEAAKKYTENGLRDNTVIIGGQDSPLQADAVLKQAAARLEIGEYSPVLDCGSGFSIIRLVNRTDNFSVPLDSVKAQLQEEVLQLKFQAYLADQVKKRNVQIKQDVYDQLKKDQ, from the coding sequence ATGAATCGGAACCTGGCGAATCAGAGGAAAGGAAGCTTTTCTCGCCTTAAACGGATGTGGTGGATCGCAGGCGGCGTGCTTCTTCTTGCGTCAGCGGGATTGGCTGTTGCATGGCCCCAGCCTACGGGAGGAAGTCCTTCCGGTAGTGAAGCGATTGCGACCGTAGGCGGTCAGCCAATCAGTCTCGATGAATTCCGGCTTTATATGGATAAGGCGAAAGGCGAAGTAACCAATTATTTCAGCGTGACCTACGGGGCGGAGGATCGCAAAGATTATTGGACTTCTGCATTTGGCGGTGAAAGGCCTATTGACCGGCTGAAGAAACAAGCTATGAAAGACGCCGTTGAGGGAAAGACGCTGCAGCTGCTTGCAGTGGAGAACGGACTGGCCGAAAGCAGTTCTTTTGCCGACTTTACCCGGAATTGGAACGATAACAATCAATCAAGAGCCAAGGATTTGAAGCAGGGGAAGGCGATTTATGGCTTGGGGGAATATGATTTAAGCCAGTTCTACTTCTATTCGATCAGCAATCTGAAGCTTGATCTGGCGGAAAAGCTAGGCGAACGGGAGCTTAAAGTGACGGATCAAGAGCTTCTTGACAGGTATCAGTCTCATGCTGAATTCGCGGGGCAGACGCAATTAACTTATAAAGAATTGTCCATCCCTTTCGGTGACGGGGAAAGGGAACAAGCATACAAGCAAATAACGGAAGCTCAGCAGGAGCTGAAAGCGGGTTTATCTTTCGAGGAGGCCGCCAAGAAGTACACCGAAAATGGTCTTCGCGACAACACGGTTATTATTGGCGGCCAGGATTCTCCTCTTCAGGCGGATGCGGTGCTGAAGCAGGCGGCTGCCCGGCTGGAGATCGGCGAATACTCGCCAGTCCTGGACTGTGGCAGCGGCTTCTCGATTATCCGGCTGGTTAACCGGACCGACAACTTTTCCGTTCCGCTTGATTCGGTCAAAGCCCAGCTGCAGGAAGAGGTTCTACAGCTTAAATTTCAGGCGTATCTGGCTGATCAGGTGAAAAAGAGGAATGTGCAAATCAAGCAGGATGTTTATGATCAGTTAAAGAAAGACCAATAA
- a CDS encoding helix-turn-helix transcriptional regulator: MEHCNESFIVSIDRFKPHTFHLEEGDGLFISHSHDYDELTLVLDGEGYYSSPEQNIKVSAGSLILIPPGLHHGFVCTKPWRGVSVHFNHERIPLQSRYLFHAGYECNRIHHIQLAEEDTEWAEISYSQLEKEWKKDRSSMDSFNIMRIAFETVIVLFQRYQALFSQTAGGKNDQTVIHEVLKEIHARFYSQLTVHELASKHFVSESNLRKKFTEIVGVSPKQYMINLRMEEAKRLLRQTDKAIESISSEVGFTSSSRFYDFFVKSVGVTPFEWRKQNMK, from the coding sequence ATGGAGCATTGCAACGAAAGTTTTATAGTAAGCATCGATCGTTTCAAGCCGCATACCTTTCATTTGGAAGAAGGTGACGGCCTCTTTATCTCGCATTCCCATGATTATGATGAGTTGACTTTGGTTCTGGACGGAGAGGGCTATTACAGCTCCCCGGAACAAAACATAAAGGTAAGCGCGGGCAGCTTGATCTTGATTCCTCCCGGGCTGCATCACGGCTTTGTATGCACGAAACCTTGGAGAGGGGTATCCGTTCATTTCAACCATGAGCGGATTCCGCTGCAATCCCGATACCTGTTTCATGCCGGGTATGAATGTAATCGAATTCATCATATTCAGCTCGCCGAGGAAGATACCGAATGGGCGGAAATTAGTTACAGCCAGCTGGAGAAGGAATGGAAGAAGGACCGGAGCAGCATGGATTCCTTCAATATAATGAGAATCGCGTTTGAGACAGTGATCGTCTTATTCCAGCGCTATCAAGCCCTTTTTTCCCAAACAGCCGGAGGCAAGAACGATCAGACGGTTATTCATGAAGTGTTGAAGGAAATACACGCCAGGTTCTACAGTCAGCTTACGGTTCATGAGCTGGCGTCCAAGCATTTTGTATCGGAGAGCAATTTGCGCAAGAAGTTTACCGAAATCGTTGGCGTATCGCCAAAGCAGTATATGATTAACCTGCGAATGGAGGAGGCGAAGCGTCTGCTGCGCCAGACCGACAAAGCCATTGAATCGATTTCCTCCGAGGTGGGTTTCACTTCCTCCAGCCGATTCTATGATTTCTTTGTCAAATCGGTTGGGGTGACACCTTTCGAATGGCGCAAACAAAACATGAAATAA
- a CDS encoding family 43 glycosylhydrolase — MTQAETFNNPIVANAGDPWVYKHTDGYYYYMCTRGNRLVLTQSASLTGLAGGRKQTIWTPEAGGPYSSNLWAPEIHFLNNKWYIYYTANDGGGDDTRRICVLENEQADPLEGEWAWKGALQTPVPGLDGTVLEMGEQLYFLYAGYGHFPDYGSAIYIMRMTNPWTLTGEQTMLTAPTLEWEKQGGMAINEGPVMLKRNGRVFLIYSASTTWSEDYSLGMLTMEDSADPMAADSWTKTMQPVFKKSVENGVYATGHNSFTKSPDDQEDWIVFHALHAPGVETKHRATRIQKFGWHSDGSPDFGVPYGDTFALKVPSGE; from the coding sequence ATGACACAAGCTGAAACATTCAACAACCCTATTGTTGCAAACGCTGGCGATCCATGGGTGTATAAGCATACGGACGGTTATTACTACTACATGTGTACGCGGGGGAACCGTCTGGTGCTTACGCAATCGGCTAGTCTGACAGGACTTGCAGGGGGGCGCAAACAAACAATTTGGACACCTGAGGCTGGAGGCCCGTACAGCAGCAATCTGTGGGCGCCGGAAATTCATTTCCTGAATAACAAATGGTACATCTACTACACTGCTAATGATGGAGGAGGGGATGATACCCGCCGGATTTGCGTCCTGGAGAATGAGCAGGCAGATCCGCTTGAGGGCGAGTGGGCCTGGAAAGGCGCGTTGCAGACACCTGTACCCGGTCTGGACGGAACCGTACTTGAGATGGGGGAGCAGTTGTACTTCCTATACGCCGGTTATGGTCACTTCCCGGACTATGGTTCAGCCATTTATATCATGCGAATGACAAATCCGTGGACGTTAACCGGAGAGCAGACCATGCTGACGGCTCCAACTCTGGAATGGGAGAAGCAAGGGGGTATGGCGATTAATGAAGGGCCTGTTATGCTGAAGCGTAACGGAAGAGTGTTTCTTATTTATTCTGCCAGCACGACCTGGTCCGAGGATTATTCGCTTGGGATGCTGACCATGGAGGATTCGGCAGACCCGATGGCTGCGGATTCCTGGACGAAAACGATGCAGCCGGTATTTAAGAAAAGCGTTGAGAACGGGGTATACGCGACGGGACATAACAGCTTTACCAAGTCGCCTGATGATCAGGAGGATTGGATTGTCTTCCATGCGCTGCATGCGCCTGGAGTGGAGACCAAGCATCGTGCAACCCGTATTCAGAAGTTTGGCTGGCATTCGGACGGATCGCCTGATTTTGGAGTGCCTTACGGGGATACGTTTGCCTTGAAGGTGCCATCGGGGGAATAA
- a CDS encoding extracellular solute-binding protein, translated as MGTMKKRLLNLLLVSVLTGSALAACSNNNNDPKESADPAATTDSSQAPAVTTAFSDISPTIRGNKAPTQEQMDEVNNTLNDTYLGDLYDEKIPSHYDAYPYKKDVTLDVWLPADSQIPDMNNQVVQKQVEKLTGIKVNFITPPVGQEADAFTLMMSSGELPDIIIEPERYPGGLEAGVKDGAYLDLTDYMDKYAPNYSEWRNSDETRRKTTVTDSGKLLGFYGIAPYSEWMWFGMLIKKEALDKTGLEVPNTIDEWHTFLTKAKEVGYSEPLNYGSTYGQIFTGIINGAYGVWDWTFMDADGKVQWGPAQPKAKDYLATMQQWNKEGLLNKDWATADFNQRMASAISAKTAVMMDSPDTMWSYWKQQNNIDFVGALNPVLNAGDKAATTYKNFKRTGRSAAVTTQADDVEAAMRFLDFAYSKKGWEILNYGEYGKVHLVDETGKPYFQPDSYIYKDPDGQPVATTLVKYRMHSWPDIRDEHNSNPLIVAEGSYSGDIRKTWTENMDTSVAMPPITFTTEEASREAELGNQLSTLRNEYFAKIIKGQLPVDAYDKFLSEAKKMGLDEFLSIHQAALDRYNAR; from the coding sequence ATGGGAACGATGAAGAAACGTTTGCTTAACCTGTTACTTGTATCCGTACTAACCGGTTCCGCTCTAGCGGCCTGCAGCAACAACAATAATGATCCGAAGGAGTCCGCTGATCCTGCCGCAACAACCGACAGCTCGCAGGCGCCGGCTGTAACGACGGCTTTCTCGGATATCAGCCCAACCATCCGCGGCAATAAAGCCCCAACCCAAGAGCAGATGGATGAAGTCAACAACACGTTAAACGATACTTATCTCGGCGATCTGTACGACGAGAAAATTCCAAGCCATTATGACGCGTACCCTTATAAAAAGGACGTAACGCTGGACGTATGGCTGCCGGCCGATTCCCAAATTCCGGATATGAACAATCAGGTCGTACAGAAGCAGGTCGAGAAATTAACCGGCATCAAGGTTAATTTCATTACGCCTCCGGTTGGCCAGGAAGCGGACGCGTTTACGCTGATGATGTCTTCGGGCGAGCTGCCGGACATTATTATCGAGCCGGAACGTTACCCGGGCGGACTTGAAGCGGGCGTTAAAGACGGCGCTTATCTGGATTTGACGGATTATATGGATAAATACGCTCCGAACTATAGCGAATGGCGCAACTCCGATGAGACAAGAAGAAAAACAACGGTAACGGACAGCGGCAAGCTGTTGGGCTTCTATGGCATCGCTCCTTATTCCGAATGGATGTGGTTCGGCATGCTGATCAAGAAGGAAGCGCTTGATAAGACGGGACTCGAAGTGCCGAATACGATTGACGAATGGCATACGTTCCTGACCAAAGCGAAGGAAGTCGGCTACAGCGAGCCGCTCAACTACGGTTCCACTTACGGTCAGATCTTTACGGGCATCATCAACGGTGCTTATGGCGTATGGGACTGGACGTTTATGGATGCGGACGGCAAGGTGCAATGGGGCCCGGCCCAGCCTAAAGCGAAGGACTATCTGGCTACCATGCAGCAATGGAACAAAGAGGGACTGCTGAACAAAGACTGGGCGACTGCGGACTTCAACCAGCGGATGGCAAGCGCCATTTCGGCTAAAACAGCCGTTATGATGGATTCCCCGGATACGATGTGGAGCTACTGGAAGCAGCAGAACAATATCGACTTCGTTGGCGCTCTGAACCCGGTTCTGAACGCCGGCGACAAGGCGGCTACCACCTACAAGAACTTCAAGAGAACAGGCAGATCCGCTGCGGTTACGACGCAGGCCGATGATGTGGAAGCGGCTATGAGATTTCTTGATTTTGCTTACAGCAAGAAAGGCTGGGAGATTCTGAACTACGGCGAATACGGCAAGGTGCATCTGGTTGACGAGACGGGCAAGCCTTACTTCCAGCCTGACAGCTATATTTACAAAGATCCGGACGGTCAGCCGGTAGCGACAACTCTTGTGAAATACCGCATGCACTCCTGGCCGGATATCCGCGACGAGCATAACTCCAACCCGCTGATCGTGGCAGAAGGCAGCTACTCGGGCGACATTCGGAAAACTTGGACGGAAAATATGGACACAAGCGTAGCGATGCCTCCGATTACGTTCACGACGGAAGAAGCCTCCCGCGAAGCGGAGCTTGGCAACCAGCTGTCGACGCTGCGCAATGAATATTTTGCCAAGATTATTAAAGGACAGCTGCCGGTAGATGCGTACGACAAATTCCTGAGCGAAGCGAAGAAGATGGGACTTGACGAATTCCTGAGCATCCATCAGGCTGCGCTTGACCGGTATAACGCGCGGTAA
- a CDS encoding ABC transporter permease produces the protein MRTGQIIKKDVRKNWFVYLLAVPVIAWFVIFCYGPMWGLLIAFKDFKPLLGFSNSDWVGLKHFIDFFGGPYFWRVVKNTLMLNVWGLAFGFTAPIVLALLLNEVRDGKFKKLVQTITYMPHFISLVVVCGMIHIFTEDEGVITQLLQLITGKDYTSLLGYSQFFRPIYTFSDIWQTIGWSSIIYLAAMSSIDSTLYEAADMDGIGRLKKMWHITLPQISPVIIILFIFAVGGIMASSYEKIILLYNPLTYDRADVIASYVYRRGLREASLSYSTAVGLISSLVNFALLWVTNKIASRKSEVSLW, from the coding sequence ATGAGAACGGGTCAAATCATCAAAAAGGACGTTAGAAAAAACTGGTTTGTCTATTTATTGGCGGTACCTGTTATCGCATGGTTTGTCATTTTCTGCTATGGGCCGATGTGGGGATTGTTGATCGCATTCAAAGACTTTAAGCCGCTGCTGGGCTTCTCGAACAGCGACTGGGTAGGCTTGAAGCATTTTATCGATTTCTTCGGGGGGCCGTATTTCTGGCGGGTCGTTAAAAATACGCTGATGCTGAACGTATGGGGCCTTGCTTTTGGTTTCACCGCTCCGATTGTATTGGCGTTATTACTCAACGAAGTACGAGACGGCAAATTCAAGAAGCTGGTACAGACGATCACTTACATGCCGCATTTTATCTCTCTGGTTGTCGTGTGCGGGATGATTCATATTTTTACGGAGGATGAAGGGGTTATTACCCAACTGCTTCAGCTGATTACAGGCAAGGATTATACCTCTTTACTCGGGTATTCCCAGTTTTTCAGGCCGATCTATACATTCTCCGACATCTGGCAGACGATCGGCTGGTCCAGCATCATCTATCTCGCTGCCATGAGCTCGATTGATTCAACGCTGTACGAAGCGGCGGATATGGACGGAATCGGCAGATTGAAGAAAATGTGGCATATTACGCTGCCGCAGATCAGCCCGGTCATCATTATTCTATTTATCTTCGCCGTAGGCGGCATCATGGCGTCCAGCTATGAGAAGATTATCCTTCTCTATAATCCGCTTACCTATGATAGAGCCGATGTTATTGCTTCCTATGTCTACCGGAGAGGCTTGCGCGAAGCGAGCTTGAGCTATTCGACGGCCGTTGGTCTTATCAGCTCGTTAGTCAACTTTGCCCTGCTGTGGGTAACGAACAAAATAGCAAGCCGCAAATCCGAAGTGAGCTTATGGTAG